A genomic stretch from Algoriphagus halophilus includes:
- a CDS encoding pyridoxal phosphate-dependent aminotransferase, giving the protein MRQLLLRPGAEELNYEIRGIVKKARQIEALGYPMTWENIGDPIQKSNQVPEWMKAIVADLVKENKSYGYADSKGVLETRTYLADLNNEKGGTTISAEDILFFNGLGDAIAKLYQFLIPTARIIGPSPAYSTHSSAEAAHANAAPITYKLDPDNQWLPDMEDLYLKVRYNPSIVGILIINPDNPTGMVYPKEVLEAFVKIADEFNLLLITDEIYQNITYNGIKAVSLAEVIGDRPAISLKGISKEFPWPGSRCGWMEFYNRESSKEFSKLCTTLENAKMIEVCSTILPQLAIPKIMSHPEYFKYREDANTQIGKRSDWMSEILGDIQGIKFNPTQGAFYNTIVFDETLLTPQQYLPIEDPNLKSLLEGWLTDPDMPLDKRFVYYLLVAEQICVVPISSFCSDLRGFRVTLLEENEEVFKDTFRRLGRAIERYLKS; this is encoded by the coding sequence ATGAGACAGTTACTCCTCAGACCCGGAGCAGAAGAATTAAATTATGAAATCCGGGGGATCGTTAAAAAAGCCCGGCAGATTGAAGCTTTGGGCTATCCCATGACTTGGGAAAATATCGGGGATCCCATTCAGAAAAGTAATCAAGTTCCAGAGTGGATGAAAGCCATTGTGGCTGATTTGGTTAAGGAGAATAAATCGTATGGATATGCCGATTCCAAAGGGGTATTGGAGACCCGAACCTATTTGGCGGATCTCAACAATGAAAAAGGAGGGACGACCATATCTGCCGAAGATATCTTGTTTTTTAATGGCTTGGGAGATGCCATTGCCAAGCTGTACCAATTCCTCATTCCAACTGCGAGGATCATTGGACCTTCACCAGCATATTCCACACATAGTTCAGCAGAGGCAGCACATGCCAATGCGGCTCCCATTACCTATAAATTAGATCCGGACAATCAGTGGTTGCCGGATATGGAGGACTTATATCTAAAAGTGAGGTATAATCCTTCCATTGTTGGGATTTTGATCATCAATCCGGATAATCCAACGGGTATGGTGTATCCAAAAGAGGTATTGGAAGCATTTGTGAAAATTGCAGATGAGTTTAATCTGCTTTTGATCACAGATGAGATTTATCAAAATATCACCTATAATGGAATCAAAGCAGTCTCTTTGGCGGAGGTAATTGGAGATCGGCCAGCTATTTCTTTGAAAGGGATCTCCAAGGAGTTTCCATGGCCTGGTTCAAGATGTGGTTGGATGGAATTTTATAATAGGGAGTCTTCCAAGGAATTTTCCAAGTTGTGTACCACCTTGGAGAATGCCAAAATGATTGAGGTATGTTCTACGATATTACCCCAATTGGCGATCCCGAAAATCATGTCTCATCCGGAATACTTTAAATATAGAGAGGATGCCAATACCCAGATTGGAAAGAGGAGTGATTGGATGTCTGAAATATTAGGTGATATACAAGGCATTAAATTTAACCCCACTCAAGGAGCTTTTTATAATACCATTGTCTTTGATGAGACCTTATTAACACCTCAGCAATACTTACCCATAGAAGATCCAAATTTAAAATCTTTGCTGGAAGGTTGGTTGACCGATCCGGATATGCCTCTAGATAAACGATTTGTGTATTATTTATTGGTAGCTGAACAAATCTGTGTGGTGCCGATTTCTTCTTTCTGTTCGGATTTACGAGGATTTCGAGTGACTTTGTTGGAGGAAAATGAGGAAGTATTTAAGGATACCTTTAGAAGACTGGGTAGAGCGATAGAGAGGTATTTAAAGTCATAA
- the rpsT gene encoding 30S ribosomal protein S20 has protein sequence MANHKSALKRIRANEAKRLRNRYQAKTTRTFIKRLKATTDKVEATELYKKVVSMLDKLAKKNVIHKNNANNKKSRLAKLVNALG, from the coding sequence ATGGCAAATCACAAATCAGCACTTAAGAGAATTCGTGCAAACGAAGCGAAGCGTTTGAGAAACAGATACCAAGCCAAAACGACTAGAACTTTCATCAAAAGATTGAAAGCTACTACTGATAAAGTTGAAGCAACTGAGCTTTATAAAAAAGTAGTTTCTATGTTGGATAAATTGGCGAAGAAGAATGTGATTCACAAAAACAACGCTAATAATAAGAAATCAAGATTAGCCAAGTTGGTTAACGCTCTTGGATAA
- the radC gene encoding RadC family protein, giving the protein MENYSSIKISQLAEADRPREKLLLKGKSALSDAELIAILIGSGTPSMSAVDLSRHILSKVNDDLFSLARLTIQDLKKFKGIGEAKAISIIAALELGRRRKDSEPVQRPKITCSQDIYELMKPDLQDEQIEYFYLVLLSRSNQVLKKHLISQGGTAGTVVDTKLVFKAALEYLAQSMILVHNHPSGNLKPSEQDKRLTERLVKVGREMDLPVLDHVIFTDVGYFSFADEGMI; this is encoded by the coding sequence ATGGAAAATTACTCCTCTATTAAAATTTCCCAACTAGCTGAAGCAGATCGACCCCGTGAGAAATTACTCCTCAAAGGAAAATCTGCCTTATCTGATGCCGAGTTGATTGCGATTTTAATAGGATCCGGAACACCTTCCATGAGTGCAGTAGATTTATCCAGACATATTTTATCCAAAGTCAATGATGACCTCTTTTCATTGGCTCGCTTGACTATTCAGGATCTCAAGAAGTTTAAAGGAATAGGGGAGGCAAAAGCCATTTCCATCATTGCTGCTCTTGAACTGGGAAGAAGGAGAAAGGACTCTGAACCCGTCCAGCGACCAAAGATCACTTGTTCTCAAGATATTTATGAATTGATGAAGCCTGATCTTCAGGATGAACAAATCGAGTATTTTTATTTAGTGTTGTTAAGTCGATCCAATCAAGTTTTAAAGAAGCATCTCATTTCTCAAGGAGGCACAGCAGGAACCGTGGTAGATACCAAATTGGTTTTTAAAGCGGCTTTGGAATACTTAGCTCAATCTATGATTCTGGTGCATAACCATCCCAGCGGGAACCTCAAACCCTCTGAACAAGACAAAAGATTGACGGAAAGATTGGTCAAAGTGGGAAGGGAAATGGATTTGCCCGTATTGGATCATGTTATTTTTACAGATGTTGGCTACTTTAGCTTCGCCGATGAAGGAATGATTTAA
- a CDS encoding DUF1684 domain-containing protein, with translation MKPKNILFLFVAAVIVAAIAYTLTGTESPEAYIEKIEAERERQFKFIRFNIDSPLTEEQKRNFNELNFYPIDPTYKVKALMVPIENKKVREVPLTDGSMERYIEHSYAEFELAGKSQKLLLLQSMDEPDKRNFFLAFADETSGIETYGGGRYINARQDGKSSITLDFNLAYNPYCAYNPDYACPIPPKENILEIPIPVGEKNYDK, from the coding sequence ATGAAACCAAAAAATATTTTATTCTTATTTGTAGCTGCGGTGATTGTGGCAGCGATCGCTTATACCTTGACGGGAACAGAAAGTCCTGAAGCGTACATTGAAAAAATAGAAGCCGAGCGGGAGCGACAATTTAAATTCATCCGTTTCAATATCGACTCTCCCTTGACAGAGGAGCAGAAGCGGAATTTTAACGAATTGAATTTTTATCCCATCGATCCGACTTATAAGGTGAAAGCCTTGATGGTTCCCATAGAAAACAAAAAGGTTCGTGAAGTGCCTTTAACCGATGGTTCAATGGAGCGATACATTGAGCATTCCTATGCGGAATTTGAATTGGCAGGGAAATCTCAAAAACTGTTGCTTTTACAATCCATGGATGAGCCGGATAAGCGAAACTTCTTTTTGGCATTTGCCGATGAAACCAGTGGTATTGAGACTTATGGAGGAGGACGATACATCAATGCCAGACAAGATGGGAAAAGTAGTATCACCTTGGATTTTAACTTGGCATACAATCCCTATTGTGCCTATAATCCGGATTATGCCTGTCCGATTCCTCCAAAAGAGAACATCCTGGAAATTCCAATTCCTGTTGGCGAGAAAAATTACGATAAATAG
- the pheT gene encoding phenylalanine--tRNA ligase subunit beta translates to MKISINRLKHYLNLTESPEEISALLTRSGLEVEGLEEFESIKGALEGVVIGEVLTCEKHPDADKLSLTTVDIGEGNPVQIVCGAPNVAQGQKVLVAKVGATIYPTSGDPLTLRKAKIRGQVSEGMICAEDELGIGTSHAGIMVLQTELANGTPASEYLEISQDQVLEIGLTPNRADAASHLGVARDLQALLGQKIQLPEEPELTVEASGPKISVKVENYEDCPRYAGVVITDLKVEPSPQWLQDFLKSLDLEPINNVVDITNFILHDLGQPLHAFDAEKIDQGEIIVGKLPKDTKFTTLDEKERKLSGEELMIKDPKGGLCIAGIFGGEGSGVSDATTSIFLESAYFSPDVVRKGSQYHGLKTDASFRFERGTDPNMPVFALKQAVKLLQELAGGKVASEIIDLYPNPIQDFVIEVEYGHVNRLIGKKIEPSEVKSILESLEIKVENETETGFTAIAKPYRVDVTREADIIEEILRIHGFHQVLLSENLKTEYLAEHPVKDLNKLQYRMTEILSAHGYFEMITNSLTKPGYAEKSGFLDASKSVEIYNKLSEDLGVMRQTLLFTGLEVLARNINRRQTDLKTFEFGTVYQKTEEGYQEGRKLSIFLSGNRSSESWLEPTKPFGFSDLYSTVEKILEKLNISVGDVSMVESAPYAYGLKLMLGQKEIGTIGLLDDKILKLAEVRQEVFFAELDWDLLCKKASGLKKYQEISKFPEVRRDLSLVIDKSITFDQVKSVGIKFGGKLLRRIGVFDVYQGDKIDAGKKAYALSFHLQDQENTLTDKVIDKTMSNLIQAFEKEVGALIRT, encoded by the coding sequence ATGAAAATTTCAATAAATAGACTCAAGCATTACCTAAACCTAACAGAAAGCCCGGAAGAAATTTCGGCTTTGTTGACAAGGTCAGGGCTTGAGGTAGAAGGACTGGAAGAATTTGAGTCCATCAAAGGAGCTTTAGAAGGTGTTGTGATCGGAGAAGTTCTTACTTGTGAAAAGCATCCCGATGCGGACAAACTGAGCTTGACTACGGTGGATATAGGGGAAGGTAATCCGGTTCAAATCGTATGTGGAGCACCCAATGTGGCTCAAGGTCAAAAAGTGCTCGTAGCCAAAGTAGGTGCCACCATTTATCCTACATCAGGGGATCCATTGACCTTAAGAAAGGCGAAAATCCGTGGACAGGTTTCTGAAGGAATGATTTGTGCAGAAGATGAATTGGGAATTGGTACCAGTCATGCTGGCATCATGGTGTTGCAGACTGAATTGGCAAACGGAACTCCAGCTTCTGAATACTTGGAAATCTCCCAAGATCAAGTGCTTGAAATTGGGCTGACACCAAATAGAGCTGATGCAGCTTCCCATTTAGGGGTGGCAAGAGATCTTCAGGCTTTGTTGGGACAGAAAATCCAGCTTCCAGAAGAGCCTGAGCTAACTGTAGAAGCTTCTGGTCCGAAGATTTCGGTTAAAGTAGAAAACTATGAAGATTGCCCTCGCTATGCGGGAGTGGTAATTACAGATTTAAAAGTGGAGCCATCTCCACAATGGCTTCAGGATTTCCTGAAATCCCTTGATTTGGAACCTATCAATAACGTAGTGGATATCACCAATTTCATCTTGCATGATTTAGGTCAACCGCTACATGCATTTGATGCGGAGAAAATTGATCAGGGTGAAATCATCGTAGGCAAACTTCCTAAAGACACCAAGTTTACCACTTTGGATGAGAAAGAGCGCAAGCTTTCTGGAGAGGAGTTGATGATCAAGGATCCGAAAGGGGGATTATGTATTGCAGGGATTTTTGGAGGAGAAGGTTCAGGGGTTTCTGACGCAACTACTTCTATTTTCTTGGAATCTGCCTATTTCTCTCCCGATGTGGTTCGAAAAGGAAGCCAGTACCACGGCTTGAAGACGGATGCTTCTTTCAGGTTTGAAAGAGGAACAGATCCAAACATGCCGGTTTTTGCATTGAAGCAGGCAGTAAAACTACTTCAGGAATTAGCAGGAGGGAAAGTAGCTTCTGAGATCATTGATCTTTACCCTAATCCAATTCAGGATTTTGTAATTGAGGTGGAGTATGGACATGTCAATCGTTTGATCGGTAAGAAGATTGAACCATCTGAAGTAAAGTCTATTTTGGAAAGCTTGGAAATCAAAGTGGAAAATGAAACAGAGACCGGTTTTACGGCGATAGCAAAGCCTTACCGTGTAGACGTGACGCGTGAAGCAGATATCATTGAAGAAATCTTAAGGATTCATGGATTCCATCAGGTGTTGCTTTCCGAAAATTTAAAAACTGAATATTTGGCTGAGCATCCTGTCAAGGATCTGAATAAACTTCAATACCGAATGACCGAGATTCTCTCTGCTCATGGGTATTTTGAAATGATTACCAATAGTTTGACGAAACCAGGCTATGCGGAGAAGTCAGGCTTTTTGGATGCTTCCAAAAGTGTGGAAATCTATAACAAGTTAAGTGAGGATTTAGGGGTAATGAGACAAACCTTGCTCTTTACTGGCTTGGAAGTCTTGGCTAGAAATATCAATAGAAGACAGACCGATTTAAAGACTTTTGAATTTGGAACGGTTTACCAAAAAACAGAAGAAGGATATCAGGAAGGAAGGAAATTATCCATCTTCCTATCTGGCAATAGATCCTCAGAAAGTTGGTTGGAGCCCACCAAGCCATTTGGCTTTTCAGATCTTTATTCCACAGTAGAGAAAATCCTTGAAAAACTGAATATCAGCGTTGGTGATGTTTCCATGGTGGAATCTGCTCCTTATGCTTATGGACTGAAATTAATGTTAGGGCAAAAGGAAATTGGTACCATTGGACTATTGGATGACAAAATTCTTAAGCTGGCGGAGGTAAGGCAGGAAGTGTTCTTTGCTGAGTTGGATTGGGACTTGTTGTGCAAGAAAGCAAGTGGTCTCAAAAAGTACCAAGAGATCTCCAAATTCCCGGAAGTGCGAAGAGACTTATCCCTGGTAATAGATAAATCGATAACCTTTGATCAAGTAAAATCCGTAGGAATTAAGTTCGGAGGAAAATTATTAAGAAGAATTGGCGTTTTTGATGTGTACCAAGGTGATAAAATCGATGCGGGTAAAAAGGCATACGCATTGAGTTTTCATCTACAAGATCAGGAAAATACCCTGACCGATAAGGTAATTGATAAAACAATGAGTAACTTGATTCAAGCCTTTGAAAAAGAAGTAGGTGCATTGATCCGTACTTAG
- a CDS encoding cell division protein ZapA: METLAIKVKIGDREYPMRVKIEDEAKIRHAGKLINEKLKRYKEEFGLDDNQDLLAMVAFDCMVESLETNEVNAEDSEHIRTSLSHLNALLTKAL, encoded by the coding sequence ATGGAGACACTTGCCATAAAAGTAAAAATTGGGGATAGAGAATATCCTATGCGCGTCAAAATCGAGGATGAAGCTAAGATTAGGCATGCAGGCAAGTTGATTAATGAGAAATTGAAAAGGTACAAGGAGGAGTTTGGATTGGATGATAATCAGGATTTGCTAGCCATGGTAGCTTTTGACTGTATGGTAGAGTCATTGGAAACCAATGAAGTAAATGCAGAAGATAGTGAACATATACGCACGAGCTTGTCCCATTTGAATGCTTTGCTGACCAAAGCCTTGTAA
- the rny gene encoding ribonuclease Y, with translation MGDILYIILAALVGLGAGAAIAGLLIKNKNQKLEEETKERIKSMLREAEINAESIKKDRILEAKEKYLKLKSEFDEEVNTKKNIIITNENKVKQREQHVSKELEQLKRKEAELDSQKENLSAQLHAVKVKKEELEIVTNQRIADLEKVAALTREEAREQLVTMLTEEAQTKASSQIKDILDEAKLSATKQAKKIVLDTIQRTATEHAVENCVSVFNIESDDIKGKIIGREGRNIRALESATGVEIVVDDTPEAIIISGFDPVRREVARLSLHRLVQDGRIHPARIEEVVAKTEKNIEEEIVEIGERTCIDLGVHGLHPELIKMVGRMRFRSSYGQNLLQHSREVAKLSATMAAEMGLNAKLAKRAGLLHDIGKVWPEEQELPHAVLGMEIAKRYKEHPEVCNAIGAHHDEIEMTSMISPIVQASDAISGARPGARREVMDSYIKRLKDLEELALSFDGVNKCFAMQAGRELRVLVDADNVDDSTAGKLSFDISQKIEKEMQYPGQIKITVIREMRAVNYAR, from the coding sequence ATGGGAGATATATTATACATAATCCTAGCCGCCCTGGTAGGGCTTGGTGCAGGAGCCGCGATAGCGGGTTTATTGATTAAAAATAAAAACCAAAAACTCGAAGAGGAGACCAAAGAGCGGATTAAATCCATGCTCAGAGAGGCAGAAATCAATGCAGAATCCATTAAGAAAGACCGCATTCTTGAAGCCAAAGAAAAGTATTTGAAGCTCAAATCTGAATTTGATGAAGAGGTAAATACGAAGAAGAATATTATCATTACCAATGAGAATAAGGTCAAGCAGAGAGAACAACATGTATCCAAGGAGCTGGAGCAATTAAAGAGAAAAGAAGCTGAACTGGATAGTCAAAAAGAGAATTTGAGTGCTCAGCTACATGCGGTGAAAGTGAAGAAAGAGGAGCTTGAAATAGTAACTAATCAACGAATCGCAGATTTGGAAAAAGTAGCCGCTTTGACCCGTGAGGAAGCTCGAGAGCAACTGGTAACTATGCTGACCGAAGAGGCTCAGACCAAGGCATCTTCTCAGATCAAGGATATCCTGGATGAGGCGAAATTGTCAGCTACCAAGCAAGCCAAAAAGATTGTTTTGGATACCATCCAAAGAACTGCTACCGAACATGCAGTAGAAAACTGTGTGTCTGTTTTCAATATCGAAAGCGATGATATCAAAGGTAAAATCATCGGTAGAGAAGGTAGAAATATCCGTGCATTGGAATCTGCTACAGGAGTAGAAATTGTTGTGGACGATACTCCAGAAGCGATCATTATTTCGGGCTTTGATCCGGTTAGAAGAGAGGTAGCGAGATTGTCTCTTCATAGATTGGTTCAGGATGGAAGAATCCACCCAGCAAGGATTGAAGAGGTCGTTGCTAAGACCGAGAAGAACATCGAGGAAGAAATTGTAGAAATCGGAGAAAGAACGTGTATCGATCTTGGAGTGCATGGTCTTCACCCTGAGTTGATCAAAATGGTCGGAAGAATGAGATTCCGTTCCTCTTATGGGCAGAACCTGCTTCAGCACTCTAGAGAAGTGGCGAAGTTATCTGCTACGATGGCAGCTGAAATGGGACTCAATGCCAAGCTGGCCAAACGAGCAGGTTTACTTCATGATATTGGTAAAGTTTGGCCTGAGGAGCAAGAACTTCCTCACGCAGTTTTGGGGATGGAAATTGCCAAGAGATACAAGGAACATCCTGAGGTTTGCAATGCGATAGGTGCACACCACGATGAGATTGAAATGACTTCCATGATCTCTCCAATCGTTCAAGCTTCGGATGCTATTTCTGGTGCAAGACCTGGAGCAAGACGTGAAGTAATGGATAGTTACATCAAGCGTCTGAAAGATTTGGAAGAGCTTGCCTTAAGTTTTGACGGAGTAAATAAATGTTTTGCAATGCAGGCAGGAAGAGAACTTCGCGTGTTGGTTGATGCCGACAATGTGGATGATTCTACAGCAGGTAAGCTGTCATTTGATATTTCGCAAAAGATAGAGAAGGAAATGCAATACCCTGGACAGATAAAAATTACTGTGATCAGAGAAATGAGAGCAGTGAATTACGCGAGGTAA
- a CDS encoding zinc-dependent peptidase, producing the protein MIGYKLSSTIRFFEDLRTSFFKRKLEASDLFILESKFPYYSRLSTVHKKEFCEKLEVVLTTKEFIGRGGIHMVSQEMELLIGATIVMVTFGWKKIRLPQFKRILIYPNVYYSSISKSYHKGEVNPKLGVIVVSWSSFLEGMADEKDGVNLGIHEIAHALKLENLIKSNGESDFFNPETYREYSRLAEKELEILSHDSASFFRKEGGINEHEFFAVAVENFFERPHEFFAYNPDLYGSIVRLLRQDPRVWITK; encoded by the coding sequence ATGATTGGCTATAAGTTAAGTAGTACGATTCGTTTTTTTGAGGATTTAAGAACAAGCTTTTTTAAACGCAAGTTGGAAGCATCTGATCTTTTTATCCTGGAAAGTAAATTTCCTTATTATTCAAGGCTTTCGACGGTCCACAAAAAGGAGTTTTGTGAAAAGTTAGAGGTGGTACTTACCACCAAAGAATTTATTGGCAGGGGAGGTATTCATATGGTCAGTCAGGAAATGGAGCTGTTGATTGGAGCTACTATAGTCATGGTGACTTTTGGCTGGAAGAAGATTAGACTACCTCAGTTCAAAAGAATATTAATTTATCCCAATGTGTATTATAGCTCGATTTCCAAGAGTTATCACAAAGGAGAGGTGAATCCTAAATTGGGTGTTATTGTCGTTTCTTGGAGTAGTTTCCTTGAAGGTATGGCTGACGAAAAGGATGGGGTGAATTTAGGGATCCATGAAATCGCCCATGCCTTGAAACTGGAGAATTTGATCAAAAGTAATGGGGAAAGTGACTTTTTTAATCCCGAGACCTATCGTGAATATTCCCGACTAGCTGAAAAAGAGCTGGAAATCCTTTCTCATGATTCTGCCTCATTCTTCAGGAAGGAGGGAGGAATTAATGAACATGAATTCTTTGCGGTAGCCGTAGAGAATTTCTTTGAAAGACCTCATGAGTTTTTTGCCTATAACCCGGATTTATATGGCTCCATTGTTCGCTTGTTGAGACAAGACCCCCGGGTTTGGATTACGAAGTAA
- a CDS encoding tagaturonate reductase yields the protein MKQLSKSEINTTERPVKILQYGNGNFLRGFTDFMVDEANEKGVFDGNIQVVQVHSPVADPKMIAQDCLFHVVIRGLKDGKKVDEVKLITSISGISNPNEDYKSYLQLGENPDLRFVISNTTEAGIQFDPSDVDPSRIPDSFPAKVAALLYHRFEHFKGDPNKGLIFIPCELIENNGGSLKECIDRYATLWKLPNDFTEWLFSSCIFCNTLVDRIVPGFPKDAIKELQDKTGFEDQLTVMAEPFHLWVIEGPDQVKQEFPLHLAGLDVKFVKDLTPYRTRKVRILNGGHTSMVPFAYLSGIRTVREAVEDPVMGQFMKEVIFNEIIPSLDMPQEELEQFANDVLERFANPFIHHELISIALNSISKFKVRVLPSLLEYYNKHKTWPPMLVKSLAALLVFYRGKTLDGETIPLKDDPSILESFKSAWELPSTEQAIAKLLSYEDFWGQNLNELKGLPELVIQESEALLTS from the coding sequence ATGAAACAACTTTCAAAATCAGAAATCAATACCACAGAAAGACCAGTTAAAATCCTCCAGTACGGAAATGGAAATTTTCTCAGGGGGTTTACAGATTTCATGGTAGATGAGGCAAATGAGAAAGGAGTTTTTGACGGAAACATTCAGGTAGTTCAGGTACATTCTCCGGTGGCTGATCCCAAAATGATTGCCCAAGACTGTTTGTTTCATGTGGTTATTCGCGGATTGAAAGATGGAAAAAAAGTAGATGAAGTAAAATTAATCACCTCTATCTCTGGAATCAGTAATCCGAATGAGGATTATAAATCCTACCTCCAATTGGGAGAAAACCCTGATTTACGTTTTGTCATTTCAAATACTACGGAGGCAGGAATCCAGTTCGATCCTTCAGATGTAGACCCTAGCAGAATTCCTGACTCTTTTCCTGCCAAGGTTGCTGCGCTGTTATACCACCGATTTGAACACTTCAAAGGAGACCCAAATAAGGGGCTGATTTTTATTCCTTGTGAACTAATAGAGAACAATGGCGGCAGTCTAAAAGAATGCATCGATCGGTATGCGACACTTTGGAAGCTTCCAAATGATTTTACGGAATGGCTATTTTCTTCTTGCATTTTTTGTAATACTCTGGTGGATAGAATTGTGCCAGGCTTTCCGAAAGACGCCATTAAAGAGCTCCAGGATAAAACAGGGTTTGAAGATCAACTTACCGTAATGGCAGAGCCATTTCATCTTTGGGTAATTGAAGGCCCTGATCAGGTAAAACAGGAATTCCCCTTACACTTGGCTGGTCTCGATGTGAAATTTGTCAAGGATTTGACTCCTTACCGAACCAGAAAAGTCAGGATCTTAAATGGTGGTCACACCTCTATGGTTCCCTTTGCATACCTATCGGGAATCAGGACGGTACGTGAGGCAGTAGAAGATCCGGTAATGGGTCAATTCATGAAAGAGGTGATATTCAATGAAATCATTCCTTCCCTGGACATGCCTCAAGAGGAATTAGAGCAATTTGCCAATGATGTATTGGAACGATTTGCAAATCCTTTTATTCACCATGAGCTTATTTCAATCGCCTTAAATTCCATCTCAAAATTTAAAGTCAGAGTACTCCCTTCTCTATTGGAATATTATAATAAGCACAAAACCTGGCCTCCGATGCTCGTAAAATCTCTTGCTGCGTTGTTGGTGTTTTACAGAGGAAAAACCTTAGATGGAGAAACAATTCCATTGAAAGATGATCCCAGCATTTTAGAGTCATTCAAGTCTGCCTGGGAACTTCCTTCCACCGAACAGGCCATTGCAAAACTACTTTCTTACGAAGACTTCTGGGGGCAGAATCTCAATGAATTGAAGGGCTTACCAGAACTTGTAATACAGGAATCTGAAGCGCTACTTACTTCGTAA
- a CDS encoding LacI family DNA-binding transcriptional regulator, which translates to MKKQKATIHDIAEKLEITASTVSRALNNHPRISEATKKKVLKVAKQLNYQPNHIASALRSGKSRLIGVIVPTANRNFFSSVIRGIEEIANNLDYKIVISQSYDEFEKEAQTVETLLNARVDGVIASIGKTTENFEHFEKIIQKGIPLVLFDRVSNDLEVSQVVIDDFLGAYQTVEHLIKNGARRIVHFTSSQRINIYKERKRGYEEALKDHGIELDPDLIINSKMQLEDGRQMTEELLKNGVKFDAIFSSSDYSIMGAMQVLKEHGFKIPQDVKLAGFGNEPFTSFTEPAITTVDQKSIPMGKITAETFFELLNNDKPDPVAKRTILKPELIIRGSSS; encoded by the coding sequence ATGAAGAAACAAAAAGCAACGATTCATGATATTGCTGAGAAGCTGGAAATAACCGCCAGTACTGTATCAAGAGCCCTCAATAATCATCCTAGAATATCTGAGGCGACTAAAAAGAAAGTGCTGAAAGTAGCGAAGCAACTCAATTATCAACCCAACCACATTGCGTCTGCACTGAGGAGTGGAAAAAGTAGGCTAATTGGAGTAATCGTCCCCACAGCCAATCGGAATTTCTTCTCTTCTGTCATTCGAGGAATTGAAGAAATTGCGAATAATCTGGATTATAAAATTGTGATCTCCCAATCCTACGATGAGTTTGAAAAGGAGGCCCAAACAGTGGAGACCTTACTGAATGCCAGAGTGGATGGCGTCATTGCCTCTATAGGCAAGACCACGGAAAATTTTGAACACTTCGAAAAAATCATTCAAAAAGGTATTCCATTGGTGCTTTTCGATCGGGTGTCTAATGATTTGGAGGTCAGTCAAGTGGTCATAGATGATTTTTTGGGAGCCTACCAAACCGTAGAACACTTAATAAAAAATGGCGCTCGAAGGATCGTTCATTTTACCAGTTCACAAAGAATCAATATTTACAAAGAAAGGAAAAGGGGATATGAAGAAGCTTTGAAGGATCATGGAATAGAACTTGATCCTGATTTAATCATAAATAGCAAAATGCAATTAGAAGATGGGAGGCAAATGACAGAGGAACTGCTTAAAAATGGGGTTAAATTTGATGCGATCTTTTCATCCTCTGATTATTCAATCATGGGGGCCATGCAGGTATTGAAGGAACACGGTTTTAAAATACCCCAAGACGTGAAATTAGCAGGTTTTGGAAATGAACCTTTTACTTCCTTCACAGAACCAGCCATCACTACTGTAGATCAAAAAAGTATACCCATGGGTAAAATTACTGCTGAAACCTTTTTCGAATTATTGAATAATGACAAACCAGACCCCGTAGCAAAAAGAACCATTTTGAAACCCGAATTGATTATCAGAGGCTCTTCTTCATAA